One genomic segment of Micromonospora sp. WMMC415 includes these proteins:
- the ftsY gene encoding signal recognition particle-docking protein FtsY, with product MTEYVLIALALLGVLILGALGLVVPKLRRRPEPPLPREVETRAEEDLAGPPVMAPEAEVSTGILVEPPVIEAPPLEVPEPTAGRLVRLRSRLSRSQNVFGKGLLGLLSRDRLDEDTWEEIEDSLITADVGIDATRDIVDRLRERTRVLGTRSAGELRALLAAELVNALDPGLDRSLNTAPKDGVPAVLLVVGVNGAGKTTTCGKIARVLVADGRSVILGAADTFRAAAADQLETWAGRVGAETVRGPEGADPASVAFDAVKRGIETGVDTVLIDTAGRLQNKVGLMDELGKVKRVVEKHGPIDETLLILDATTGQNGLEQARVFTEAVNVTGVALTKLDGTAKGGIVIAVQRKLGIPVKLVGLGEGKDDLAPFDAVQFVDALLGTEAPGRDA from the coding sequence ATGACGGAATACGTCCTCATCGCACTCGCTCTGCTCGGCGTGCTGATCCTCGGTGCCCTCGGGCTGGTGGTGCCGAAGCTGCGCCGGCGCCCCGAGCCGCCGCTGCCGAGAGAGGTCGAGACCCGCGCCGAGGAGGATCTCGCCGGGCCGCCCGTCATGGCGCCGGAGGCGGAGGTGTCCACCGGCATCCTGGTCGAGCCGCCGGTGATCGAGGCGCCCCCGCTGGAGGTGCCCGAGCCGACCGCCGGCCGGCTGGTCCGGCTGCGGTCCCGGCTGTCCCGCTCGCAGAACGTCTTCGGCAAGGGGCTGCTCGGCCTGCTCAGCCGCGACCGCCTCGACGAGGACACCTGGGAGGAGATCGAGGACAGCCTGATCACCGCGGACGTCGGCATCGACGCCACCCGGGACATCGTCGACCGGCTGCGGGAGCGCACCCGGGTCCTCGGCACCCGGTCCGCCGGCGAGCTGCGGGCGTTGCTCGCCGCCGAGCTGGTGAACGCTCTGGACCCGGGCCTGGACCGGTCCCTGAACACCGCGCCGAAGGACGGGGTGCCCGCCGTGCTGCTGGTCGTCGGCGTCAACGGCGCCGGCAAGACCACCACCTGCGGCAAGATCGCCCGGGTCCTGGTGGCGGACGGTCGCAGCGTGATCCTCGGCGCGGCGGACACGTTCCGCGCCGCCGCCGCCGACCAACTGGAGACCTGGGCCGGGCGGGTGGGCGCCGAGACGGTCCGCGGCCCGGAGGGGGCCGACCCGGCCAGCGTGGCCTTCGACGCGGTCAAGCGCGGCATCGAGACCGGCGTGGACACCGTGCTGATCGACACCGCCGGCCGCCTGCAGAACAAGGTCGGCCTGATGGACGAGCTGGGCAAGGTCAAGCGGGTGGTGGAGAAGCACGGCCCGATCGACGAGACGTTGCTGATCCTCGACGCCACCACCGGGCAGAACGGGCTGGAGCAGGCGCGGGTCTTCACCGAGGCGGTCAACGTGACGGGTGTCGCGCTGACCAAGCTCGACGGCACCGCCAAGGGCGGCATCGTGATCGCCGTGCAGCGCAAGCTGGGCATCCCGGTGAAGCTGGTCGGGCTGGGCGAGGGCAAGGACGACCTGGCGCCGTTCGACGCCGTGCAGTTCGTCGACGCTTTGCTGGGCACCGAGGCCCCCGGACGGGACGCGTAA